From a region of the Oncorhynchus mykiss isolate Arlee chromosome 32, USDA_OmykA_1.1, whole genome shotgun sequence genome:
- the LOC110488202 gene encoding activity-dependent neuroprotector homeobox protein 2, with protein MYQVPVGNLENIRKTRRRVKHILSDFGLEDCKNLLEELQKKEKNSDEESDSDEAFQETEWVDLSEPFPGKRKKKWPYRTRLLCCSLCKYSTRNWYSYKSHLQRSHEYERKLCVLAPCQICSFVAHPRLLKKHLLLFHGSPNVDQDAASLHSTTKKGDRFKCRKCRYVDSNLFSMKKHVLLNHLEKLWHHFSGRIPDTKFPHTASRQFCKVCKMAIESTEHMLHHILASPTHQWACAQIRTWILENTQYAKPTNYQTLAPKKQMPQVSSPEQLAGPNQSFLPPQALVQLAGAEAKGLVQPGATVKLQSALPQGAISATMPIGQTMVRLPSGASLPGAPHNQVPFTIGVQSQQQQPQQVFLPPRVQISIPGMSQALMVTQRLPLNQGTPQGTMLQSNPQGTMLTSQSLLSHLFPTGNKVNGMPTYTFATPVGMPSQTSNIQLISKAPQPIKPAGNPALNSKAKKWITCPICNELLPSNVYEAHQQAAHKAQPRTAKQQGLAARAPFLRKMPDKTVKCLKCKILLSEKGLFEHLLHGLNCLYCPGMFYSIQQLVEHTNTQHNPTQKANCDFMRREYRLYTDDSGNLLFPYFDINTMAPKEILGDAELKLALVTNSLDLIFLKMQPGGKQEVCRNPSKTMRTDCPFCEEKCVTVENYQAHLSGKHCIAPTVHAILKTAAFKCIYCNGVYTGKTTQRAIVIHLQRCRRAPKTPKDADRLQPAPTNGRQQQVMAFKQMVQVPGLYSAQLPPVPMAAQASVPVPVPQPSESPAELQSKLRLEAAFREAMEANKKERDARAAFRKQREKEKREQVPKMDPYIQLALDPSGMEKRPSEERKDFLTRYFHTKPYPTKKESEELSKRLWLTRTEVSTLFGMKRTKCMKAIQKNSPTIFMGFNMTELKKLKHDLLIPEVEPAEPEKMADQEVEPDEPEQTDSPEGEKPEISVPKEGPLEPHQMDVPEMDPLEPQAMAV; from the exons ATGTATCAGGTCCCGGTTGGAAACTTGGAGAACATCCGAAAAACAAGGAGAAGAGTGAAACACATTTTGAGTGATTTTGGACTGGAGGATTGCAAAAACCTTCTGGAA GAGCTGCAAAAGAAGGAGAAGAACTCTGATGAAGAGTCTGATTCTGATGAGGCATTCCAGGAGACTGAGTGGGTGGACCTCAGTGAGCCCTTCCCAGGCAAGAGGAAGAAAAAG TGGCCATACCGCACGCGGCTGTTGTGCTGCTCCCTCTGTAAGTACTCCACCCGGAATTGGTACTCCTACAAGAGTCATCTACAGCGGAGCCATGAGTATGAGAGGAAACTGTGTGTCCTGGCTCCCTGCCAGATCTGCTCCTTTGTCGCCCACCCCCGACTCCTCAAGAAGCACCTTCTCCTCTTTCATGGCTCTCCAAatgtggaccaagatgcagcatcTCTGCATTCAACTACCAAGAAAGGAGACCGGTTTAAGTGTCGTAAGTGCCGATATGTGGACTCAAACCTGTTCTCAATGAAGAAGCACGTCCTGCTGAACCACCTGGAGAAACTGTGGCACCACTTCTCAGGACGGATACCAGACACTAagttcccccatacagcctccaggcAGTTCTGTAAGGTGTGTAAGATGGCTATTGAAAGCACGGAGCACATGCTGCACCACATCCTGGCCTCTCCCACTCACCAGTGGGCCTGCGCTCAGATCAGGACCTGGATCTTGGAGAACACTCAGTACGCCAAGCCCACAAATTACCAAACACTGGCCCCTAAAAAACAGATGCCACAGGTGTCCAGTCCTGAGCAGCTGGCAGGGCCCAACCAGAGCTTCCTCCCCCCTCAGGCCCTGGTTCAGCTGGCCGGTGCTGAGGCAAAGGGCCTCGTCCAGCCTGGGGCTACTGTCAAGCTGCAGAGTGCTCTGCCACAGGGGGCCATCTCAGCCACCATGCCCATCGGCCAGACCATGGTCAGACTGCCCTCTGGCGCCTCACTACCTGGTGCTCCTCACAACCAGGTGCCTTTCACCATAGGGGTCCAAAGTCAGCAGCAGCAGCCCCAGCAGGTCTTCCTGCCCCCGAGGGTGCAGATCAGCATTCCAGGGATGTCCCAGGCCCTCATGGTGACTCAGCGCCTCCCCTTGAACCAGGGGACCCCCCAGGGTACAATGCTCCAGAGCAACCCCCAGGGCACCATGCTGACCTCCCAGTCCCTCCTCAGCCACCTCTTCCCCACTGGCAACAAGGTCAACGGCATGCCCACCTACACCTTCGCCACGCCGGTAGGCATGCCCAGCCAGACAAGTAACATCCAGCTGATCAGCAAGGCTCCTCAACCAATCAAACCAGCAGGTAATCCTGCTCTCAACTCCAAAGCCAAGAAGTGGATCACCTGTCCCATCTGTAATGAACTGCTCCCTTCCAATGTATATGAGGCTCATCAACAGGCTGCCCACAAGGCCCAGCCCAGAACAGCTAAGCAGCAGGGCCTGGCTGCCCGTGCTCCCTTCCTCAGGAAGATGCCTGACAAGACAGTCAAGTGTTTGAAGTGTAAGATCCTGCTATCTGAAAAGGGCCTCTTTGAACACCTACTGCACGGGCTTAACTGCCTCTACTGTCCTGGGATGTTCTACTCCATCCAACAACTGgttgaacacacaaacacacaacacaaccccaCACAGAAGGCCAACTGTGACTTCATGAGGCGAGAGTATAGACTGTACACAGACGACAGCGGTAACCTTCTGTTCCCCTACTTTGACATCAACACCATGGCCCCCAAAGAGATCCTGGGAGACGCAGAGCTGAAACTGGCTCTGGTCACCAACTCCCTAGACCTGATCTTCCTCAAGATGCAGCCTGGTGGAAAACAGGAAGTGTGTCGGAACCCCAGTAAAACGATGCGGACCGACTGCCCCTTCTGTGAAGAGAAGTGTGTCACAGTGGAGAACTACCAGGCCCATCTGAGTGGGAAGCACTGCATTGCACCCACCGTCCACGCCATCCTCAAGACCGCAGCATTCAAATGCATCTACTGCAACGGCGTCTACACAGGCAAGACCACGCAGAGAGCTATAGTAATCCATCTACAGCGCTGCCGCCGTGCCCCCAAGACCCCTAAAGATGCAGACAGACTCCAGCCCGCCCCCACCAACGGACGCCAACAGCAAGTCATGGCCTTTAAGCAGATGGTCCAGGTGCCAGGTCTGTACTCTGCCCAGCTCCCTCCAGTCCCCATGGCAGCGCAGGCCTCCGTCCCTgtccctgttccccagccctctgAGTCCCCTGCTGAGCTACAGAGCAAGCTGAGGCTGGAGGCGGCCTTCAGGGAGGCCATGGAGGCCAACAAGAAAGAGAGGGATGCGCGGGCAGCTTTCCGTAAGCAACGAGAGAAGGAAAAACGAGAGCAGGTACCCAAGATGGACCCCTATATTCAGCTGGCCCTGGACCCCAGTGGGATGGAGAAACGACCCTCTGAGGAGCGGAAAGACTTCCTCACCAGATACTTCCACACCAAGCCGTACCCCACCAAGAAGGAGTCTGAAGAGCTCTCCAAGAGACTGTGGCTGACCCGGACTGAGGTGTCCACCCTGTTTGGAATGAAGCGCACGAAGTGCATGAAGGCCATTCAGAAGAACAGCCCTACAATCTTCATGGGCTTCAACATGACAGAGCTGAAAAAACTTAAGCACGACCTCCTCATCCCAGAGGTGGAACCTGCAGAACCAGAAAAGATGGCTGACCAGGAAGTGGAACCCGATGAACCAGAACAGACGGATTCCCCAGAAGGAGAGAAACCAGAAATTTCTGTTCCAAAAGAAGGTCCTTTAGAACCACATCAGATGGACGTTCCAGAGATGGATCCTTTAGAACCACAGGCAATGGCTGTCTAA